The following coding sequences are from one Dromaius novaehollandiae isolate bDroNov1 chromosome 22, bDroNov1.hap1, whole genome shotgun sequence window:
- the LOC112991243 gene encoding cytochrome c oxidase assembly factor 3 homolog, mitochondrial has translation MAEPRGEAAVARRIDPAREPGLSPEQRRLMAEVERVQRQRALQRRLRGRNALLGIGIGAVVLGIYGYTFYSVSQERFLDELEQEAEAARAWARDKSPAS, from the exons ATGGCGGagccgcgcggggaggcggccgtGGCGCGGCGCATCGACCCGGCGCGGGAGccggggctcagccctgagcaGCGTCGCCTCATGGCGGAGGTGGAGCGCGTCCAGCGGCAGCGCGCCCTGCAGCGGCGGCTCCGTGGCCGCAACGCGCTCCTGGGCATCGGCATCGGCGCCGTGGTGCTGGGCATCT ACGGCTACACCTTCTACTCGGTGTCGCAGGAGCGGTTCCTGGACGAGCTGGAgcaggaggcggaggcggcgcgggccTGGGCGCGGGACAAGAGCCCGGCGAGCTGA